TGGGTGAACCTCCTGTTCCTTCCCGCCTGGTGGGGCGGCTACCTCACCTACTGGTCCTGGTCGCAGTGGCTGCGCACCCGCTCGGCCCGCAAGCGCGCCCTCATCATGCTGCCGCTCCTGGTCTACACCGGCTGGACGGCATCCCTGGCCCTCATCACTTTGCTGGTGGCGCCCTACCTCATCCAGTGGGCGGTGCCTCTGGCACCACTGTTCGCCATCGCGTTGCACCAGGTGTGGCGCGGTCACGAACGCTCACTGCTCTCGGGGCTGTCGACGACGACGGCCGCCTCCCTCATGGCGGCCGTCACCTACAGCCTGGCGGTGCGCGGCGACGGCGGCTTCCTGGGCCTGGGGACACCGAGCTCCCCCCTGCCGGGGGCCTCCCCCAGCGGCGCTCTGACGGGCTGGTCCTGGATGTGGCTGGTCACGGCGCTGACGGCCGCCTACTTCGGCGGGACGGTCCCCTACATCAAGTCGATGATCCGCGAGCGCTTCAACTACACGCTGCTGGCCGGCACGGTGGTAGCGCACACGCTGGTGGCGGCGGCGACGTGGTGGCTGGCGTCGTCGGGCATGCTGCCGTGGGGGCACGCCGTCCTGTGGGTGGTGCTGACGGTGCGGTCGCTGGTCATGCCGCTGTGGCAGTGGCAGCTGGTGCGCACCCGCCACCGCCCGCTGCGCCCGGGGACGATGGGCATCGTCGAGGTCGTCATGTGCGTGGCCTTCCTGGTGACCATCTCCGTATGACCAGGCCTACGACGACGCCGTAGCCCGCCGCGCCCTGTCCGGCGGCACCCGCTCCGGCGGGCCTCAGTGCTCGGCGCGCCAGGCGGCTGCGGCGGCCAGGACCCTCTCGTTGTCCGACGTCGTCCCCACCGAGATCCGCACGCCCTCACCGGCGAAGGGCCGCACGAGGATGCCGGCGCCGCGGAAGTGCTCGGCCAGCGTCGTCGTCTGCTCGTCCACGCCGAGCCAGAAGAAGTTGCCCTGAGCCTCGGGGACCTGCCAGCCCTGGGTGCGCAGTGCCTCCACGACCCGGTCCCGCTCGGCGGCGACGGCGGCCGAGCGCTGGGCGGTTCGGGCCAGTTCTCCCTCCCCCAGGGCCGCGGTGGCGGCGGCCTGCGCGGGCAGGTTGACCCCGAAGGGTGTGGTCACCGAGCGGATGGCGGCGGCCAGGCCCGGCTCGCACACGAGGTAGCCCACGCGCATCCCGGCCAGGGCGTGGGCCTTGGAGAAGGTCCGTGAGACCACGAGGTTGGGGGCTCCGGCCAGGAGGGTGAGGGCGTCACCGGCCCGCGGGTCGGTGACGAAGTCGAGGTAGGCCTCGTCGATGAGGACGACGACGTCGCGCGGCACCCCGGCCACGAGCTCGGCCAGCTCCTCAGCGGTCAGGATTGTCCCGGTGGGGTTGTTGGGGGTGCAGGCCATGACCACACGGGTGCGAGGGGTGATGGCCGCCAGCATGGCGGGCACGTCGTGGCGGGCGTCGGGGGTCAGCGGGACGCGCACGGCCCGGGCGCCCGCGACGGCCACGCAGATCGGGTAGGCCTCGAAGGAGCGCCAGGGGATGACGACCTCGTCGCCGGGCTCGCAGACGGCGTCGAGCAGGTGCTGGATGAGGGCGACCGAGCCGTTGCCGACAACGACCTGCTCGGCCTCCACGCCCCAGCGGCGGGCGAGGGCCTGCGTGAGGCTCTCCCCGGTCATCTCCGGGTAGCGGTTGACCCCGGTGGCGGCGCGGGTGATGGCCTCGACGACCGCGTCCTGCGGCGGGTAGGGCAGCTCGTTGGAGGAGAGCTTGGCGATCTGCGCCGCGGCGTCGTCGGGGCGGGCCCCGGGCACGTAGGCGGGCAGGGCGGCGACGTCGGGGCGGATGCGCACCGTCGTCGAGGGGCCCTCGTCCTCCGAGCCGTGGGCGGGGGTCGCCGGCTTGGGTCCGCCGGGCACTGGGGTCGCTGCAGGAGTCATACCTCCATCTTGGCACCGGCACAGGTTGCCCGGGCACAATGGGCCCCATGGAGATCGTGGCACGAACTGTCGGAAATGCGGCCGGCCTGTGGCTGGCCACGCGCCTGCTGTCCGGGCTGAGTGTGCCCGAGGGGTCGGGGGCCGGCCCGATGTGGCTGAACCTGCTGGTCCTGGGCCTGGTGCTGGCGCTGGTGAACTCGCTCATCAAGCCGGTGGCGAAGTTCCTGACCTTTCCGCTCTACATTGTCACCTTCGGACTGTTCGCCCTGGTGGTCAACGGTGCGATGCTCTCGCTGACAGGCCTGCTCACCGACCACATTGCGGCGCTGGGCGCCGGCGGGTCGGTGCCGCTGGGGCTGGAGGTGGCCTCCTTCGGCTCGGCGGTGGTCGGCTCGATCATCATCTCGGTGATCTCCTCGATCATCGCCGCGATGCTCGTGCGCCGCGAGGACTGAGGCCGACGACGCCGGAGGTGCGCCGGACGGCGCCGCTGATACCGGCCGGCGGGGGCCCGGCGTCGCCCAGCATCATCCGGCGTCGACCTCTGCCTCCCGGAGCAGGCCGGCACCCGCATGCCAGAACACGTCACCACCGTCATGACCTCATGCTCCTAGTGCTCGCCCGTCGTCTGCGGGCTCGGGGTGGGCCGGGGGTAGGAGGGTTGTGCCGAGGGCACTTTGCCCTGGTAGGTGGTGCCGCCCTTGTAGATCCCGTTGGGGTCGGTGTTGCGCTGGATCGCGAAGGTATACTCGGTGGTGGTCGTCCCCTGCTCGCCGGCGCCCGAGGCGTGTGAGAAGGACTTGTTCCATTCGGCCAGCTCGGGAGCCTTGTCCTCCAGCCCTTCGGTGGCCTGGGCGTAGACACTGGAGGAGTGGGGGTAGCCGTTCGTGCTCATCTGGTGGGTGTCGAGCATGGCG
This region of Actinomyces oris genomic DNA includes:
- the hisC gene encoding histidinol-phosphate transaminase codes for the protein MTPAATPVPGGPKPATPAHGSEDEGPSTTVRIRPDVAALPAYVPGARPDDAAAQIAKLSSNELPYPPQDAVVEAITRAATGVNRYPEMTGESLTQALARRWGVEAEQVVVGNGSVALIQHLLDAVCEPGDEVVIPWRSFEAYPICVAVAGARAVRVPLTPDARHDVPAMLAAITPRTRVVMACTPNNPTGTILTAEELAELVAGVPRDVVVLIDEAYLDFVTDPRAGDALTLLAGAPNLVVSRTFSKAHALAGMRVGYLVCEPGLAAAIRSVTTPFGVNLPAQAAATAALGEGELARTAQRSAAVAAERDRVVEALRTQGWQVPEAQGNFFWLGVDEQTTTLAEHFRGAGILVRPFAGEGVRISVGTTSDNERVLAAAAAWRAEH
- a CDS encoding YwiC-like family protein; its protein translation is MSQSRPSRPSKHHVEHPSAHTDPPRPTPAAGSADSPVPSASSAPAGSPTSPAAASADQALTPLGTTSAPSGVTAPRRAPSQQSRPGPQDDIMLATGKPRQTERPKPPTQEQIRRQPGRKAWVPNQHGAWSMLVLPPIVGWIVGGFSWVNLLFLPAWWGGYLTYWSWSQWLRTRSARKRALIMLPLLVYTGWTASLALITLLVAPYLIQWAVPLAPLFAIALHQVWRGHERSLLSGLSTTTAASLMAAVTYSLAVRGDGGFLGLGTPSSPLPGASPSGALTGWSWMWLVTALTAAYFGGTVPYIKSMIRERFNYTLLAGTVVAHTLVAAATWWLASSGMLPWGHAVLWVVLTVRSLVMPLWQWQLVRTRHRPLRPGTMGIVEVVMCVAFLVTISV
- a CDS encoding phage holin family protein, which gives rise to MEIVARTVGNAAGLWLATRLLSGLSVPEGSGAGPMWLNLLVLGLVLALVNSLIKPVAKFLTFPLYIVTFGLFALVVNGAMLSLTGLLTDHIAALGAGGSVPLGLEVASFGSAVVGSIIISVISSIIAAMLVRRED